In one Sphingomonas sanguinis genomic region, the following are encoded:
- the lptE gene encoding LPS assembly lipoprotein LptE has translation MSRTLPLIAAGLALTLGLSGCGLHPLYAGGGSGPVANALSQIEVAPIQGKAGWLMANALNDRLGGKTGTARYRLDVKLDDQIRGLGVRRDDSVVRERRILRARYQLVDQTSNAVLVDSTAGSDAGIDVVRSEYATIAAENTALERLSVIVADEIVARLATYARSRPGEAMVPARP, from the coding sequence ATGAGCCGCACTCTTCCCCTGATCGCTGCCGGTCTGGCGCTGACGCTGGGTCTGTCGGGCTGTGGGCTGCATCCGCTTTATGCGGGCGGCGGCTCGGGTCCGGTCGCGAATGCCCTGTCGCAGATCGAGGTCGCGCCGATTCAGGGGAAGGCGGGCTGGCTGATGGCCAATGCGCTGAACGACCGGCTGGGCGGTAAGACGGGCACAGCGCGCTATCGGCTCGACGTGAAGCTGGACGACCAGATTCGCGGGCTCGGCGTGCGGCGCGACGACTCGGTGGTGCGTGAACGCCGTATCCTGCGCGCGCGCTATCAGCTGGTCGACCAGACGAGCAACGCGGTGCTGGTCGATTCCACTGCCGGATCGGATGCCGGGATCGACGTGGTCCGCTCCGAATATGCGACCATCGCGGCGGAAAACACCGCTTTGGAGCGGCTGTCGGTCATTGTCGCGGACGAGATCGTCGCGCGGCTGGCCACCTATGCCCGGTCGCGGCCCGGCGAGGCGATGGTACCCGCCCGCCCGTGA
- the leuS gene encoding leucine--tRNA ligase: MASRYNALKSDSTWQRIWEERRTFAADDHSPKPRSYVLEMFPYPSGRIHMGHVRNYTMGDVLARYRRMIGHEVLHPMGWDAFGMPAENAAMEKGVHPGGWTRDNIATMKAQLKRLGFALDWTREIATCEPDYYGHEQALFLDLYAGGLVYRKESAVNWDPVDMTVLANEQVIDGRGWRSGALVEKRKLNQWFLKITDFADELLEGLTTLEHWPDKVKLMQENWIGRSKGLQFRFAPVAPFATPIEVYSTRPDTIFGASFVAIAADHPIARELAESNPDAAAFIERCKAGGTTAAELETQEKLGFDTGYRMQHPMDSGMTLPVYIANFVLMDYGTGAVMGVPAHDQRDLDFARKYGLSVTRVVADGDVTAPVFEGDTAFTGTGHLVNSGPLDGMDVEAAKAAVIARAESEGWGQGQIVYRLRDWGVSRQRYWGTPIPIIHCDDCGAVPVPKDQLPVTLPEDVTFDVPGNPLDRHATWKHVDCPTCGKPARRETDTLDTFVDSSWYFIRFASQPKDRPFDPEVVKQWLPVGQYIGGVEHAILHLLYARFWTRALKHIGLIDVAEPFAGLFTQGMVTHESYKSSEGRWLAPGEIRDGIEIATGQPITVGRVEKMSKSKKNTVDPEPIVDQYGADAVRWFMLSDSPPERDLPWSESGIEGSWRFVQRLWRLFDGSEAAEGEDKALSRKLHQTIAGVAADIEALAFNKAVAKLYELVNAIEKAKPSAARNDAIRTTMLLVAPMVPHMAEEAWAGMGQEGLIADAAWPAVDQSLLVEDEVTVAVQVNGKLRDTLTVAKGLPKDQLEATALASEKIVRALDGATPKKVIVVPDRLVNIVA, translated from the coding sequence ATGGCCTCGCGTTACAATGCCCTGAAATCGGATTCGACCTGGCAGCGGATCTGGGAAGAACGGCGCACATTCGCCGCCGACGACCACAGCCCCAAGCCCCGGTCCTATGTCCTTGAGATGTTTCCCTATCCGTCGGGGCGCATCCATATGGGGCATGTCCGCAACTATACGATGGGCGACGTGCTGGCGCGCTATCGCCGGATGATCGGGCATGAGGTGCTCCACCCGATGGGCTGGGACGCGTTCGGCATGCCCGCCGAGAATGCCGCGATGGAAAAGGGCGTCCATCCGGGCGGCTGGACCCGCGACAATATCGCGACGATGAAGGCGCAGCTGAAGCGGCTGGGCTTCGCGCTCGACTGGACGCGCGAGATCGCGACCTGCGAGCCCGATTATTACGGGCATGAGCAGGCGCTGTTCCTCGACCTGTACGCAGGCGGGCTGGTGTACCGGAAGGAATCGGCGGTCAACTGGGACCCGGTCGACATGACCGTGCTGGCCAATGAACAGGTGATCGACGGGCGTGGCTGGCGCTCGGGCGCGCTGGTCGAGAAGCGCAAGCTGAACCAGTGGTTCCTGAAGATCACCGACTTCGCCGACGAGCTGCTGGAGGGTCTGACGACGCTGGAGCATTGGCCCGACAAGGTGAAGCTGATGCAGGAGAACTGGATCGGTCGCAGCAAGGGCCTTCAGTTCCGCTTCGCCCCCGTGGCGCCCTTCGCGACGCCGATCGAGGTCTATTCGACCCGTCCCGACACCATCTTCGGGGCGAGCTTCGTCGCGATCGCGGCGGATCACCCGATCGCGCGCGAACTGGCCGAGTCGAATCCCGACGCTGCCGCCTTCATCGAACGCTGCAAGGCGGGCGGCACGACCGCGGCCGAACTGGAAACCCAGGAAAAGCTGGGCTTCGACACCGGTTATCGGATGCAGCATCCGATGGATTCGGGCATGACCCTGCCGGTCTATATCGCGAACTTCGTGCTGATGGATTACGGCACCGGCGCCGTCATGGGCGTGCCCGCGCATGACCAGCGCGACCTGGACTTCGCGCGGAAGTACGGCTTGAGCGTCACGCGCGTCGTCGCCGATGGCGATGTCACCGCGCCGGTGTTTGAGGGCGACACCGCCTTTACCGGCACCGGGCATCTGGTGAACTCCGGTCCGCTCGACGGAATGGATGTCGAGGCCGCCAAGGCCGCCGTCATCGCCCGCGCCGAGAGCGAGGGCTGGGGGCAGGGCCAGATCGTGTACCGCCTGCGCGACTGGGGCGTCAGCCGCCAGCGTTACTGGGGCACGCCGATCCCGATCATCCATTGCGATGATTGCGGCGCGGTACCGGTCCCCAAGGACCAGCTGCCGGTGACTCTGCCCGAGGACGTGACCTTCGACGTCCCCGGCAATCCGCTCGATCGCCATGCGACGTGGAAGCATGTCGACTGCCCGACCTGCGGCAAGCCCGCCCGACGCGAGACCGACACGCTCGACACCTTCGTCGATTCGTCCTGGTATTTCATCCGCTTCGCCAGCCAGCCCAAGGATCGTCCGTTCGATCCCGAGGTGGTGAAGCAGTGGCTGCCCGTCGGCCAATATATCGGCGGTGTCGAACACGCGATCCTGCACCTGCTCTATGCCCGCTTCTGGACGCGTGCGCTCAAGCATATCGGCCTGATCGACGTGGCGGAGCCCTTTGCTGGCCTGTTCACGCAGGGCATGGTCACGCACGAGAGCTACAAGTCTTCGGAAGGCCGCTGGCTCGCACCCGGCGAGATTCGCGACGGCATCGAGATCGCGACCGGTCAGCCGATCACCGTCGGCCGCGTCGAGAAGATGTCCAAGTCCAAGAAGAACACCGTCGATCCCGAGCCCATCGTGGATCAGTACGGCGCGGATGCGGTGCGCTGGTTCATGCTGTCCGACAGCCCGCCCGAGCGCGACCTGCCCTGGTCGGAATCGGGCATCGAGGGGTCGTGGCGCTTCGTCCAGCGCTTGTGGCGTCTATTCGACGGGTCGGAAGCGGCCGAGGGTGAGGACAAGGCGCTTTCTCGCAAGCTGCACCAGACTATCGCTGGCGTCGCGGCAGATATCGAAGCACTGGCCTTCAACAAGGCGGTCGCCAAGCTGTACGAACTCGTCAACGCCATCGAAAAGGCCAAGCCGTCGGCGGCCCGCAACGACGCGATCCGCACCACCATGCTGCTGGTCGCACCGATGGTCCCGCACATGGCCGAGGAAGCCTGGGCGGGCATGGGTCAGGAGGGCCTGATCGCCGATGCCGCCTGGCCGGCGGTCGACCAAAGCCTGCTGGTCGAAGACGAAGTCACCGTCGCGGTACAGGTCAACGGCAAGCTGCGCGACACGCTGACCGTCGCCAAGGGGCTGCCCAAGGATCAGTTGGAGGCGACCGCGCTGGCGTCCGAGAAGATCGTCCGCGCGCTCGACGGCGCGACCCCGAAGAAGGTGATCGTGGTGCCCGACCGTCTGGTGAACATCGTCGCATGA
- the ribA gene encoding GTP cyclohydrolase II — protein sequence MSADPKAAARAIDALRRGWPIAIAGQPLLAVETADPLRLAAFDPEGQAPVLISAGRAATLKLTNQLEAADPDAAVLVERAPWVDFAAATALADPQFDLATPLKGPFRALPLPDPAVAAAAIRFARIAGMLPAFFVGGIGVEAEISLADIAAHEDAEALAIATRARLPVAGAEEAEIVAFRSPHAAGEHVALLIGQPNGQPPLVRLHSECLTGDVLGSLKCDCGPQLHAAIHAIASSGWGILLYLRQEGRGIGLVNKLRAYQLQDQGFDTVDANTRLGFAIDARDFGVAARMLTLMGQDKVRLLTNNPAKVAGLNAAGVQVIERVAHSLPPNPHNERYLATKRDRTGHQL from the coding sequence TTGAGCGCCGATCCCAAAGCGGCGGCCCGCGCGATCGATGCGCTACGCCGGGGCTGGCCGATCGCGATCGCGGGCCAGCCGCTGCTGGCGGTCGAGACGGCCGATCCGCTGCGCCTTGCCGCCTTCGATCCGGAGGGCCAGGCGCCCGTCCTGATCTCGGCGGGGCGCGCCGCGACGTTGAAGCTGACCAACCAGTTGGAGGCCGCCGATCCCGACGCCGCCGTGCTGGTCGAGCGTGCGCCCTGGGTCGACTTCGCCGCCGCGACGGCGCTGGCCGATCCACAATTCGACCTCGCTACGCCTTTGAAAGGACCGTTCCGCGCCCTCCCCCTACCCGACCCGGCGGTTGCGGCAGCGGCGATCCGGTTCGCGCGGATTGCCGGGATGCTGCCCGCCTTCTTCGTCGGCGGTATCGGTGTCGAAGCGGAGATTTCGCTCGCCGACATCGCCGCGCATGAGGATGCCGAGGCGCTCGCCATCGCCACCCGCGCGCGCCTGCCCGTGGCGGGGGCGGAGGAGGCCGAGATCGTCGCCTTCCGCTCGCCCCATGCGGCGGGCGAGCATGTCGCGCTGCTGATCGGTCAGCCCAACGGCCAGCCGCCGCTGGTCCGGCTGCACAGCGAGTGCCTGACCGGCGATGTGCTCGGCAGCCTGAAATGCGATTGCGGGCCGCAGCTTCATGCCGCGATCCATGCCATTGCCTCATCGGGCTGGGGCATATTGCTCTATCTGCGGCAGGAGGGGCGCGGGATCGGCCTGGTCAACAAGCTGCGCGCCTATCAGCTTCAGGATCAGGGCTTCGATACGGTCGACGCCAATACCCGGCTGGGCTTCGCCATCGACGCGCGCGACTTCGGCGTGGCGGCGCGGATGCTGACCCTGATGGGGCAGGACAAGGTGCGGCTGCTGACCAACAACCCGGCCAAAGTGGCGGGGCTGAACGCGGCGGGTGTGCAGGTGATCGAACGGGTCGCGCACAGCCTGCCGCCCAATCCGCATAACGAACGCTATCTCGCGACCAAGCGCGATCGGACGGGGCACCAACTTTAA
- the holA gene encoding DNA polymerase III subunit delta, which translates to MKANANQIRQALGRPSADIRLYLLHGPDEAGAGELARILAKAMGQDAERIDLDSATLKSDPARLTDEAAAMSLFGGPRHIRIASVGEEGLAAFTALLEADSAGNPVVAIAPTVKTTAKIVKLALDSPRAMAFGCYAPTAADAERLATTIGGEMGLRLAAGVPTRLVEAAAADRSVMMRELEKLALYLDAAPDRPREVDHAAMDAIGADLGEVEMGDAVEAVVEGRVGDLGGELALLDEGGASPIPWLRALARRLVALAEMRADVDAGEPVDAVMKRHRVFFRDEAKTARALRRWTPAMLARAMARIRAAERAVMAPGNAGSVLAEAEATIIAQGIARRG; encoded by the coding sequence GTGAAGGCTAACGCCAACCAGATCCGACAGGCGCTGGGGCGTCCCTCCGCCGATATCCGCCTCTACCTGCTCCATGGCCCCGACGAGGCGGGGGCGGGCGAACTGGCGCGGATCCTCGCCAAGGCGATGGGGCAGGATGCCGAGCGGATCGACCTGGATTCGGCGACGCTCAAAAGCGATCCGGCCCGCCTGACCGACGAAGCGGCAGCCATGTCGCTATTCGGCGGCCCGCGCCATATCCGTATCGCCAGCGTCGGCGAGGAGGGGCTGGCGGCGTTCACCGCGCTGCTGGAAGCCGATTCGGCGGGCAATCCGGTCGTCGCCATCGCCCCCACGGTCAAGACGACCGCCAAGATCGTGAAACTGGCGCTCGACTCGCCGCGCGCGATGGCGTTCGGTTGCTATGCGCCCACCGCCGCCGATGCGGAGCGACTGGCGACGACGATCGGCGGCGAGATGGGCTTGCGGCTGGCGGCGGGCGTGCCGACGCGACTGGTCGAAGCGGCGGCCGCCGACCGGTCGGTGATGATGCGCGAGTTGGAGAAGCTGGCGCTTTATCTCGATGCCGCGCCCGATCGCCCGCGCGAGGTCGATCACGCCGCGATGGATGCGATCGGCGCCGATCTGGGCGAGGTCGAGATGGGCGATGCGGTCGAGGCGGTGGTCGAGGGCCGCGTGGGCGATCTGGGCGGCGAACTGGCGCTGCTTGATGAGGGCGGGGCCTCGCCCATTCCCTGGTTGCGTGCGCTGGCCCGGCGGCTGGTGGCGCTGGCCGAGATGCGCGCCGATGTCGATGCGGGTGAGCCGGTCGACGCGGTGATGAAGCGCCACCGCGTCTTCTTCCGCGACGAAGCGAAGACCGCCCGTGCGCTGCGCCGCTGGACCCCCGCCATGCTGGCCCGCGCGATGGCGCGTATCCGTGCGGCCGAACGCGCGGTGATGGCGCCCGGCAATGCCGGATCGGTGCTGGCCGAGGCGGAGGCGACGATCATCGCCCAGGGGATCGCGCGGCGGGGGTAA